A portion of the Bacteroides faecium genome contains these proteins:
- a CDS encoding glycosyltransferase family 1 protein — MKIKVSNVNTPNWKEVTVKSRIPVELEKLSEIARNIWWAWNFEATELFRDLDPELWKECGQNPVLLLERMSYEKLEALAKDKVILRRMNEVYTKFRDYVDVKPDEQRPSVAYFSMEYGLSSVLKIYSGGLGVLAGDYLKEASDSNVDLCAVGFLYRYGYFTQTLSMDGQQIANYEAQNFGQLPIDRVMDADGKPLVVDVPYLDYYVHANVWRVNVGRISLYLLDTDNELNSEFDRPITHQLYGGDWENRLKQEILLGIGGILTLKALGIKKDIYHCNEGHAALINVQRICDYVATGLTFDQAIELVRASSLYTVHTPVPAGHDYFDEGLFGKYMGGYPVRMGITWDDLMDLGRNNPGDKGERFCMSVFACNTSQEVNGVSWLHGKVSQEMFSSIWKGYFPEESHVGYVTNGVHFPTWSATEWKELYFKYFNENFWFDQSNPKIWEAIYNVPDEEIWKTRMTMKNKLVDYIRKSFRDTWLKNQGDPSRIVSLMDKINPNALLIGFGRRFATYKRAHLLFTDLERLSKIVNNPDYPVQFLFTGKAHPHDGAGQGLIKRIIEISRRPEFLGKIIFLENYDMQLARRLVSGVDIWLNTPTRPLEASGTSGEKALMNGVVNFSVLDGWWLEGYREGAGWALTEKRTYQNQEHQDQLDAATIYSILETEILPLYYARNKKGYSEGWIKVVKNSIAQIAPHYTMKRQLDDYFSKFYCKQAKRFASLSADNNAKAKEIAAWKEEVVAKWDSIEIVSCDKVEEMALGDIESGKEYTITYVIDEKGLNDAVGLELVTTYTTADGKQHVYSVEPFSVIKKEGDLYTFQVKHSLSNAGSFKVSYRMFPKNSDLPHRQDFCYVRWFV; from the coding sequence GAAGTTGTCTGAAATCGCACGCAACATTTGGTGGGCATGGAATTTTGAAGCGACTGAACTATTTAGAGATCTAGATCCGGAACTTTGGAAAGAATGTGGACAGAACCCTGTATTGTTGTTGGAACGTATGAGCTATGAAAAGCTGGAAGCTCTGGCAAAAGACAAGGTGATTCTGAGAAGAATGAATGAGGTTTATACGAAATTCAGAGATTATGTGGATGTAAAGCCGGATGAACAGCGTCCGTCTGTTGCCTATTTCAGCATGGAATATGGTTTGAGCAGCGTCCTGAAAATATATTCCGGTGGTCTGGGTGTGTTGGCTGGCGACTACTTGAAAGAAGCTTCCGACAGCAATGTTGATTTGTGTGCCGTAGGTTTCTTGTATCGTTACGGTTACTTTACCCAAACATTGTCCATGGACGGACAGCAGATCGCTAACTACGAAGCGCAAAACTTCGGTCAGCTTCCTATCGACCGTGTAATGGATGCGGACGGCAAGCCGTTGGTAGTAGATGTTCCTTACCTGGATTATTATGTTCATGCTAACGTATGGCGTGTTAATGTAGGACGTATCTCTTTATATCTGTTGGATACGGACAATGAATTGAACAGTGAATTTGACCGTCCTATCACTCACCAGCTTTATGGTGGCGACTGGGAAAACCGTTTGAAGCAGGAAATCCTGTTGGGTATCGGTGGTATCCTGACACTGAAAGCATTGGGTATCAAGAAAGATATTTATCACTGTAATGAAGGACATGCCGCATTGATTAATGTTCAGCGTATCTGTGATTACGTAGCTACCGGATTGACTTTCGATCAGGCTATCGAGTTGGTTCGCGCTTCTTCTCTTTATACGGTTCATACGCCGGTTCCCGCAGGTCACGACTATTTCGACGAAGGCTTGTTTGGTAAATATATGGGTGGTTATCCTGTCAGAATGGGTATCACTTGGGACGACTTGATGGATCTCGGACGTAACAATCCGGGTGACAAGGGCGAACGTTTCTGTATGTCAGTCTTTGCTTGCAACACTTCTCAGGAAGTGAACGGTGTAAGTTGGCTGCACGGAAAAGTATCCCAGGAAATGTTCTCTTCTATCTGGAAAGGTTATTTCCCCGAAGAAAGCCACGTAGGATATGTGACGAACGGTGTTCACTTCCCGACTTGGAGCGCTACGGAATGGAAAGAACTGTACTTTAAATATTTCAACGAAAACTTCTGGTTCGACCAGTCTAATCCTAAGATTTGGGAAGCTATCTATAATGTGCCCGATGAAGAGATTTGGAAGACTCGTATGACGATGAAGAATAAGTTGGTTGACTATATCCGCAAGTCATTCCGCGATACTTGGTTGAAGAACCAGGGAGATCCTTCACGCATCGTTTCGCTGATGGATAAAATCAATCCGAATGCATTGCTGATTGGCTTCGGTCGCCGTTTTGCTACTTACAAACGTGCACACCTGCTGTTTACTGACCTGGAGCGTCTTTCCAAGATTGTGAATAATCCTGACTATCCGGTACAGTTCCTGTTTACAGGTAAGGCTCACCCGCACGATGGAGCAGGACAGGGCTTGATTAAGCGTATTATCGAGATTTCCCGTCGTCCTGAATTCCTGGGCAAGATTATCTTCCTCGAAAACTACGATATGCAGTTGGCTCGTCGCCTGGTTTCCGGTGTTGATATTTGGTTGAATACTCCGACCCGTCCGTTGGAAGCATCCGGTACATCAGGCGAAAAGGCATTGATGAACGGTGTTGTCAACTTCTCCGTACTGGACGGATGGTGGCTGGAAGGTTACCGCGAAGGTGCAGGTTGGGCGTTGACTGAAAAACGTACTTACCAGAATCAGGAACACCAGGATCAATTGGATGCTGCTACTATTTACAGTATTCTTGAAACTGAAATCCTGCCGTTGTACTATGCCCGCAACAAGAAGGGATATTCTGAAGGCTGGATCAAGGTTGTGAAGAATTCTATCGCGCAGATTGCTCCTCACTATACAATGAAACGTCAGTTGGATGACTACTTTAGCAAATTCTATTGCAAACAGGCAAAACGCTTCGCGTCTTTGTCTGCTGATAATAATGCGAAAGCAAAAGAAATAGCAGCTTGGAAAGAAGAAGTGGTTGCTAAATGGGATTCTATCGAAATCGTATCTTGCGACAAGGTGGAAGAAATGGCACTGGGAGACATCGAAAGCGGAAAAGAATATACTATCACTTACGTAATCGATGAGAAAGGTTTGAATGATGCAGTAGGACTCGAACTGGTAACGACATATACGACTGCCGATGGTAAACAACATGTTTACTCAGTAGAGCCGTTCAGCGTAATCAAGAAAGAAGGCGATTTGTACACATTCCAGGTTAAACATAGCTTGTCGAATGCCGGTAGCTTCAAGGTGTCTTACCGTATGTTCCCGAAGAACTCGGACCTTCCGCATCGTCAGGACTTCTGCTACGTACGTTGGTTTGTCTGA